One window of the Sparus aurata chromosome 7, fSpaAur1.1, whole genome shotgun sequence genome contains the following:
- the LOC115584984 gene encoding mitochondrial carnitine/acylcarnitine carrier protein, which yields MGQEARVSPLKNFVAGGVAGACLLLAGHPLDTIKVRLQTQPKVARAQYVLYTGTYDCFRKTVSKEGVLGLYKGMGAPLAGVAPMMAISFFGFGLGKQLQQTDPNKPLTHTQIFLSGCLAGVFTTVIVAPGERIKCLLQVQASSGKTRYSGPLDCAVRLYKEQGIRSVYKGTVLTLIRDVPSNGLYFLTYEYLKNILTPEGQSVSQLSTPKILLAGGIAGILNWTIALPPDVLKSNFQTAADGKYRGLVDVLRTLLREEGPAALYKGFNAVFLRAFPANAACFLGFEVALKGLNAFAPSW from the exons ATGGGACAAGAGGCAAGAGTTTCTCCGCTCAAGAACTTCGTGGCTGGAGGGGTCGCCGGAGCCTGTCTGCTGCTGGCCGGACACCCGCTGGACACCATCAAG GTGAGGCTACAGACGCAGCCTAAAGTCGCCCGTGCTCAGTATGTGCTCTACACTGGAACGTATGACTGCTTCCGCAAGACCGTATCCAAagag ggtgtCCTCGGCCTCTATAAAGGTATGGGCGCTCCTCTGGCGGGCGTGGCTCCGATGATGGCCATCAGTTTCTTCGGGTTCGGTCTGGGAAAACAGCTCCAGCAGACCGACCCTAACAAACCTCTAAC GCACACTCAAATATTCCTATCTGGCTGTCTGGCAGGGGTCTTCACTACAGTGATTGTGGCTCCAGGAGAGAGAATCAAATGTTTACTGCAG GTGCAGGCCAGCAGTGGCAAGACGAGGTACTCCGGTCCACTGGACTGTGCAGTCCGACTGTATAAGGAGCAGGGGATCCGCAGCGTCTACAAAGGGACGGTGCTGACGCTcatcagag ATGTGCCTTCTAACGGTCTGTACTTCCTCACATACGAATACCTCAAAAACATCCTGACACCTGAGGGTCAAAG TGTTTCTCAGCTCAGCACTCCCAAAATCCTCCTGGCTGGTGGCATAGCGGGGATTCTAAACTGGACAATCGCTCTTCCTCCGGATGTCCTCAAATCTAACTTCCAGACAG ctGCAGATGGGAAGTACAGAGGTCTGGTCGACGTTCTGAGGACGCTGCTCAGAGAAGAAGGACCTGCCGCCCTCTATAAGGGATTCAATGCGGTCTTTCTGCGAGCCTTCCCTGCCAACGCG GCCTGTTTTTTGGGGTTTGAGGTGGCATTAAAGGGACTGAACGCATTCGCACCCAGCTGGTGA